A single genomic interval of Panthera tigris isolate Pti1 chromosome E3, P.tigris_Pti1_mat1.1, whole genome shotgun sequence harbors:
- the SRRM2 gene encoding serine/arginine repetitive matrix protein 2 isoform X1 has product MYNGIGLPTPRGSGTNGYVQRNLSLVRGRRGERPDYKGEEELRRLEAALVKRPNPDILDHERKRRVELRCLELEEMMEEQGYEEQQIQEKVATFRLMLLEKDVNPGGKEETPGQRPAVTETHQLAELNEKKNERLRAAFGISDSYVDGSSFDPQRRAREAKQPAPEPPKPYSLVRESSSSRSPTPKQKKKKKKKDRGRRSESSSPRRERKKSSKKKKHRSESESKKRKHRSPTPKSKRKSKDKKRKRSRSTTPAPKSRRAHRSTSADSASSSDTSRSRSRSAAAKTHTITLTGRSPSPVSGRRGEGDAPSKEQGTTNTGQPSSPEPSTKQPSSPHEDKDKDKEKSAIRPSPSPERSSAGPEPPAPTPLLAEQHGGSPQPLATTTLSQEPVNPPSEASPTRGRSPPKSPEKPPQSSSESCPPSPQPTKVSRHASSSPESPKPAPAPGSRREISSSPASKSRSHGRAKRDKSHSHTPSRRVGRSRSPTTTKRGRSRSRTPTKRGHSRSRSPQWRRSRSAQRWGRSRSPQRRGRSRSPQRPGWSRSRNTQRRGRSRSARRGRSHSRSPAARGRSRSRTPARRARSRSRTPARRRSRSRTPARRRSRSRTPARRGRSRSRTPARRRSRTRSPVRRRSRSRSPARRSGRSRSRTPARRRSRSRTPARRGRSRSRTPARRGRSRSRTPVRRGRSRSRTPARRRSRSRSLVRRGRSHSRTPQRRGRSGSSSERKNKSRASQRRSRSNSSPEMKKSRVSSRRSRSLSSPRSKAKSRLSLRRSLSGSSPCPKQKSRTPPRRSRSGSSQPKAKSRTPPRRSRSGSSPPSNQKSKTPSRQSCSSSSPQPKVKSGTPPRQGSVTSPQANEQSATPQIQSRSESSPDPEVKSMTPSRHSCSGSSPPRVKSSTPPRGSRSGSSSPQPKVKAVMSPVQSHSGSSSPSPSRVTSKTPPRQSRSESPCSKMESRLLQRHSRSRSSSPDTKVKPGTPPRQSHSGSTSPCPKVKPQTPSGHSLCGAKSPCSQEKSKDLPAQSSGSFSLCPGVKSTTPPGEMYFVSSSLQQKGQSQTSPDPRSDTSSPDMKRSHSESPSLQSKSHTPLKGGRSRSSSPVTELTPRSPPRPDRSELSSPRLKSGMSPEQSKSQSDSFPYPAMDSKSLLGQSRLEPSESKEKTGLLLQEDITVSSPGPRDKSSPFPVQDKSESSPVLRETPKTPSRERGGVGSSPDTKDQSTSAKPSQDEELMDVEKSEESSNQVLSHLSPELKEMAGGNFESSPEIEERPVSLTLDQSQSQTSLEAEVPAVASTWSGPHFSPEHKELSNSSPRENSFGSPLEFRNSGPVAEMNAGFSPEVKEDLNGSFPNQLETDPFVDVKEQSTRSSRRSSSELSPDAVEKAGMSSNQSVSSPVLDAVPRTPSRERSSSASPELKDGLPRTPSRRSRSGSSPGLRDGSGTPSRHSLSGSSPGMKDLPRTPSRGRSECDSSPEPKALPQTPRPRSRSPSSPELNNKCLTPQRERSGSESSVEQKTMARTPLGQRSRSGSSQELDGKPGASPQERSESDSSPDSKAKTRVPVRERSRSGSSPEVDSKARPSPRRSRSGSSPEVKEKLRVAPRAQSGSDSSPEPKAPALRALPRRSRSGSSSKGRGPSPDGSSSSESSPEHPPKSRTARRSSRSSPEPKTKSRTPPRRRSSRSSPELTRKARLSRRSRSASSSPETRSRTPPRRRRSPSVSSPEPAEKSRSSRRRRSASSPRAKTTSRRGRSPSPKPRGLQRSRSRSRREKTRTTRRRDRSGSSQSTSRRRQRSRSRSRVTRRRRGGSGYHSRSPARQESSRTSSRRRRGRSRTPPASRKRSRSRTSPAPWKRSRSRASPATHRRSRSRTPLVSRRRSRSRTSPVSRRRSRSRTSVTRRRSRSRASPVSRRRSRSRTPPVTRRRSRSRTPTRRRSRSRTPPVTRRRSRSRTPPVTRRRSRSRTSPIARRRSRSRTSPVTRRRSRSRTSPVTRRRSRSRTSPVTRRRSRSRTPPAIRRRSRSRTPLLPRKRSRSRSPLAIRRRSRSRTPRTTRGKRSLTRSPPAIRRRSASGSSSDRSRSATPPATRNHSGSRTPPVALNSSRMSCFSRPSMSPTPLDRCRSPGMLEPLGSSRTPMSVLQQAGGSMMDGPGPRIPDHPRTSVPENHAQSRIALALTAISLGTARPPPSMSAAGLAARMSQVPAPVPLMSLRTAPAASLASRIPAASAAAMNLAGARTPAIPTAVNLADSRTPAAAAAMNLASPRTAVAPSAVNLADPRTPTAPAVNLAGARTPAALAALSLTGSGTPPTAANYPSSSRTAQAAAPANLVGPRSAHATAPVNIASSRTPPAMAPASLTSARMAPALSGANLTSPRVPLTAYERVSGRTSPPLLDRARSRTPPGGPGSRTPPSALSQSRMTSERAPSPSRMVQASSQCVLPPAQDRPRSPVPSAFSDQSRALLAQTTPVAGSQSLSSGTVAKTTSSAGDHNGMLSGPVPGVSHPEGGETPASTGAQQPSALATLQPAKERRSSSSSSSSSSSSSSSSSSSSSSSSSGSSSSDSEGSSLPAQPEVALKRVPSPTPAPKEAVREGRPPEPTPAKRKRRSSSSSSSSSSSSSSSSSSSSSSSSSSSSSSSSSSSSSSTSSSPSPAKPGPQALPKPASPKKPPPGERRSRSPRKPIDSLRDSRSLSYSPAERRRPSPQPSPRDQQSSSERGSRRGQRGDSRSPGHKRRRETPSPRPVRHRSSRSP; this is encoded by the exons ATGTACAACGGGATCGGGCTGCCGACGCCCCGGGGCAGCGGCACCAACGGCTACGTCCAGCGCAACCTGTCCCTGGTGCGAGGCCGCCGGGGTGAGCGGCCTGACTACAAGGGAGAGGAGGAACTGCGGCGCCTGGAGGCTGCCCTGGTGAAGCGGCCTAATCCTGACATCCTGGACCACGAGCGCAAGCGGCGCGTGGAGCTGCGATGCCTCGAGCTGGAGGAGATGATGgaagagcaggg GTACGAGGAACAGCAAATTCAGGAAAAAGTGGCTACCTTTCGACTCATGTTGCTGGAGAAGGATGTGAAccctgggggaaaggaagagaccCCAGGGCAGAGGCCAGC gGTAACTGAGACTCACCAGTTGGCAGaactgaatgagaaaaagaatgagcGACTCCGTGCAGCCTTTGGTATCAGTGATTCCTATGTAGATGGCAGCTCTTTTGATCCTCAGCGACGTGCTCGAGAAGCTAAACAACCAGCTCCAGAGCCTCCCAAACCTTACAG CCTTGTCCGGGAGTCCAGCAGTTCTCGCTCACCAACcccaaagcaaaagaagaagaaaaagaagaaagatagagGACG CAGGTCAGAGAGCAGCTCTCCTCGACgagagaggaagaagagttcTAAGAAGAAGAAGCACAG GTCAGAATCTGAATCCAAAAAACGGAAGCATAG GTCTCCCACTCCAAAGAGCAAACGTAAATCTAAGGACAAGAAGCGGAAGCG GTCTCGTAGTACAACACCAGCCCCCAAGAGCCGCCGGGCCCACCGTTCAACGTCTGCTGACTCTGCTTCCTCTTCCGATACTTCCCGCAGTCG GTCTCGAAGTGCGGCAGCAAAGACCCATACAATTACCTTGACTGGGCGAAGTCCTTCCCCTGTTTCAGGGCGTCGAGGGGAGGGAGATGCACCTTCTAAGGAACAAGGTACCACCAACACAGGGCAGCCAAGCAGCCCAGAGCCCTCTACAAAGCAGCCTAGCAGTCCTCATgaggacaaagacaaagacaaggaG AAATCTGCAATTCGACCTAGCCCCTCTCCGGAAAGGAGCAGCGCAGGCCCAGAACCACCTGCTCCCACTCCGCTCCTTGCTGAGCAACATGGCGGCTCCCCACAACCCCTTGCAACAACCACCTTAAGTCAGGAGCCAGTGAACCCCCCATCTGAGGCTTCCCCAACCCGGGGCCGTTCACCACCTAAGTCTCCTGAGAAACCTCCCCAGTCGTCTTCAGAGAGCTGCCCACCATCCCCTCAACCTACCAAAGTTTCTCGACATGCCAGCTCTTCCCCTGAAAGTCCTAAACCTGCACCAGCTCCTGGGTCCCGCCGAGAGATTTCTTCTTCTCCCGCATCCAAGAGTCGCTCACATGGCCGAGCAAAGCGGGATAAGTCACATTCTCATACCCCTTCTCGAAGAGTGGGGAGGTCCCGTAGCCCTACCACCACTAAGAGGGGGCGATCTCGGTCTCGAACCCCTACCAAAAGAGGTCATTCTAGGTCCCGGTCCCCTCAGTGGCGTAGGTCCCGGTCTGCACAGAGGTGGGGACGGTCCAGAAGCCCCCAGCGACGTGGTCGCTCTAGGTCTCCTCAGCGACCAGGCTGGTCTAGAAGCAGAAATACCCAGAGAAGAGGCAGGTCTAGATCAGCAAGGCGAGGCAGGTCTCATTCTAGATCCCCAGCCGCTAGGGGCAGATCTCGTTCTAGAACGCCAGCCCGCCGGGCTAGATCTCGCTCTAGAACGCCTGCCAGGCGGAGATCACGATCCAGAACACCTGCCAGGCGTAGGTCCCGCTCTAGAACACCAGCCCGGAGAGGCAGGTCTCGCTCTAGGACACCTGCTAGGCGCAGATCTAGGACCCGATCGCCAGTACGACGGAGGTCTCGTAGCAGATCACCAGCCAGGAGAAGTGGCAGGTCACGCTCTAGAACTCCAGCCAGACGTCGGTCACGCTCTAGAACACCAGCCAGGAGAGGGAGGTCTCGGTCTAGGACACCGGCAAGACGAGGACGATCTCGGTCTAGGACACCCGTAAGACGAGGACGATCTCGGTCTAGGACACCAGCAAGACGAAGATCTCGTAGTAGAAGTCTAGTTAGACGAGGAAGATCTCATTCTAGAACACCACAAAGAAGAGGCAGGTCTGGTTCATCATCAGAGCGGAAGAACAAATCCAGAGCATCACAGAGGAGGAGCAGGTCCAACTCAAGCCCGGAAATGAAAAAATCTCGAGTTTCTTCAAGACGGAGCAGGTCTCTCTCTTCACCGCGGTCCAAAGCAAAATCTCGCTTGTCTTTGAGGCGAAGCCTTTCGGGATCCTCTCCGTGTCCCAAACAAAAGTCTCGGACACCACCAAGGCGCAGTCGCTCTGGGTCATCCCAGCCGAAAGCTAAATCTAGAACACCACCAAGGCGAAGTCGTTCTGGTTCTTCTCCTCCTTCTAACCAGAAATCTAAAACACCTTCAAGACAGAGTTGTTCCAGTTCATCTCCTCAACCTAAAGTGAAGTCTGGAACACCACCAAGGCAAGGGTCTGTAACAAGTCCCCAGGCAAATGAACAATCTGCGACACCACAAATACAGAGCCGTTCAGAATCATCACCTGACCCAGAGGTGAAATCTATGACCCCTTCAAGACATAGCTGCTCTGGGTCCTCTCCTCCTAGAGTGAAATCTAGCACCCCTCCAAGAGGGAGCCGCTCTGGATCGTCCTCTCCACAACCCAAAGTGAAGGCAGTAATGTCGCCAGTCCAAAGTCATTCTGGCTCCTCTTCTCCAAGTCCTAGTAGGGTAACCTCTAAAACACCGCCAAGGCAAAGCAGATCAGAGTCTCCTTGCTCCAAGATGGAATCTAGATTGTTGCAGAGACACAGCCGTTCTAGGTCCTCTTCACCAGATACCAAAGTGAAACCTGGAACACCACCAAGACAAAGTCACTCAGGGTCTACTTCACCATGCCCTAAAGTTAAGCCCCAAACTCCATCAGGGCACAGTCTTTGTGGAGCTAAGTCCCCATGTTCCCAAGAGAAGTCTAAAGACTTACCAGCACAAAGTTCtggatccttctctctctgtccaggAGTAAAGTCTACCACACCACCAGGAGAAATGTATTTTGTCTCCTCTTCTCTGCAACAGAAAGGACAATCACAGACTTCACCAGACCCTAGATCTGATACTTCAAGTCCAGACATGAAACGGAGTCACTCTGAGTCTCCGTCTCTGCAGAGCAAATCTCACACACCTCTTAAGGGTGGCCGGTCCAGGTCTTCATCTCCAGTCACTGAGCTGACACCCAGATCTCCACCAAGACCAGACAGAAGTGAATTGTCAAGTCCTAGGCTAAAATCTGGAATGTCTCCTGAGCAGAGCAAGTCTCAGTCTGACTCTTTCCCATATCCTGCCATGGACTCTAAATCTCTTTTGGGGCAGAGTAGATTGGAGCCTTCTGagtcaaaagagaaaacaggcttACTCCTTCAGGAAGATATTACTGTGTCATCTCCTGGACCAAGAGACAAATCTAGTCCTTTCCCAGTGCAGGATAAATCTGAGTCCTCACCAGTACTCAGAGAGACACCTAAAACCCCATCAAGGGAAAGAGGTGGTGTTGGGTCATCCCCAGATACAAAAGACCAAAGTACGTCAGCTAAGCCAAGCCAAGATGAGGAATTAATGGACGTCGAGAAATCTGAAGAATCCTCAAACCAGGTCCTCTCTCATTTGTCTCCAGAACTTAAAGAAATGGCTGGAGGTAATTTTGAATCCTCACCTGAAATAGAAGAAAGACCTGTGTCTTTGACTCTTGACCAAAGCCAGTCACAGACTTCTTTGGAAGCAGAAGTCCCTGCAGTGGCCTCAACTTGGAGTGGGCCACATTTTTCTCCAGAGCATAAAGAGCTGTCTAATTCCTCCCCGAGGGAGAATAGCTTTGGATCACCTTTAGAATTTAGAAACTCAGGCCCTGTTGCAGAAATGAATGCTGGGTTTTCTCCTGAGGTTAAAGAAGATTTGAATGGATCTTTTCCTAATCAGCTGGAGACAGATCCATTTGTAGACGTGAAAGAACAATCCACCAGGTCCTCCAGACGCAGCAGTTCTGAGTTATCACCAGATGCAGTGGAAAAAGCAGGAATGTCTTCAAATCAGAGTGTTTCTTCGCCAGTGCTTGATGCTGTACCCAGAACACCATCGAGGGAAAGAAGTAGCTCTGCATCTCCTGAACTGAAAGACGGTTTACCCAGAACCCCCTCAAGGAGAAGCAGGTCTGGGTCTTCTCCAGGACTTAGAGATGGGTCTGGGACTCCCTCGAGGCACAGTTTATCTGGGTCCTCTCCTGGAATGAAAGATCTACCTAGAACACCGTCTAGGGGGAGAAGTGAATGTGATTCTTCTCCAGAACCAAAAGCTTTGCCCCAGACTCCTAGGCCAAGGAGTCGTTCTCCATCATCTCCAGAGCTCAACAACAAGTGTCTTACCCCCCAGAGAGAACGAAGTGGGTCAGAGTCATCAgttgaacagaagaccatggctaGGACTCCTCTTGGACAGAGAAGTCGATCTGGGTCTTCTCAAGAACTTGATGGGAAGCCCGGTGCATCCCCTCAAGAAAGAAGTGAATCAGACTCTTCTCCAGATTCCAAAGCTAAGACACGAGTACCAGTTAGAGAAAGGAGTCGGTCTGGGTCGTCTCCAGAGGTTGATAGCAAAGCCCGACCTTCTCCTCGCCGTAGTCGGTCTGGCTCATCCCCTGAAGTTAAAGAGAAGCTGAGAGTGGCACCCAGGGCACAGAGCGGTTCTGATTCTTCTCCTGAACCCAAGGCTCCTGCCCTTCGAGCTCTTCCCAGACGAAGCAGGTCAGGTTCATCGAGCAAAGGCAGAGGCCCTTCTCCTGATGGAAGCAGCAGTTCAGAGTCCTCTCCAGAACACCCACCCAAATCCAGAACTGCTAGAAGAAGCTCTAGGTCATCACCAGAGCCCAAGACCAAGTCCCGCACTCCACCTCGCCGTCGCAGCTCTAGATCGTCTCCTGAGCTGACTAGGAAGGCCAGGCTGTCTCGTAGAAGCCGCTCTGCATCGTCCTCACCAGAGACCCGTTCTAGAACCCCCCCGAGACGTCGAAGAAGTCCTTCAGTGTCTTCCCCAGAGCCAGCTGAAAAGTCAAGATCCTCACGCCGGCGGCGCTCCGCTTCATCCCCACGTGCTAAGACAACTTCAAGGAGAGGCCGTTCTCCTTCACCAAAGCCTCGTGGGCTTCAGAGATCCCGTTCCCgctcaaggagagagaaaaccagaacAACTCGACGTCGAGATAGGTCTGGATCTTCTCAGTCAACTTCGCGGAGAAGACAGCGGAGCCGGTCGAGGTCTCGGGTCACTCGGCGGCGGAGGGGAGGCTCTGGTTACCACTCAAGGTCACCTGCCCGGCAGGAGAGTTCCCGAACTTCTTCCCGACGCCGAAGAGGCCGTTCTCGGACACCCCCAGCCAGTCGGAAGCGGTCCCGCTCTCGTACATCACCAGCTCCGTGGAAACGCTCACGGTCTCGGGCCTCTCCAGCCACTCACCGGCGGTCCAGGTCCAGAACACCTTTGGTCAGCCGCCGTAGGTCCAGGTCTCGAACTTCACCAGTCAGTCGGAGACGATCAAGGTCCAGGACATCAGTGACTCGACGAAGATCTCGATCCAGAGCATCGCCAGTGAGTCGAAGGCGATCCAGGTCTAGAACCCCACCAGTAACCCGCCGTCGTTCAAGATCCAGAACCCCAACACGCCGGCGCTCCCGTTCCAGAACCCCACCGGTGACTCGAAGAAGGTCCAGATCTAGGACTCCACCAGTGACCAGGAGGCGATCTCGAAGCAGAACTTCCCCTATCGCTCGCAGAAGATCGAGATCCAGAACGTCTCCAGTCACCCGTAGGAGATCTCGATCTCGCACATCTCCAGTAACTCGAAGGAGGTCCCGCTCTCGAACCTCTCCGGTGACACGCCGCCGATCTCGGTCCCGAACACCTCCTGCTATTCGGCGTCGCTCTAGATCTCGGACCCCACTGTTGCCACGCAAGCGTTCTCGAAGTCGCTCTCCCCTTGCCATCCGTCGCCGTTCCAGATCCCGTACTCCACGAACAACTCGGGGCAAACGGTCCTTAACGAGATCTCCTCCCGCCATCCGAAGACGTTCTGCATCCGGAAGTAGTTCTGATCGTTCACGTTCTGCTACTCCTCCGGCAACGAGAAATCATTCTGGTTCTCGGACCCCTCCAGTAGCGCTCAATAGCTCCAGAATGAGCTGTTTCAGTCGTCCTAGCATGTCACCAACTCCTCTGGACCGCTGTCGATCACCTGGAATGCTGGAACCCCTTGGCAGCTCTAGAACACCTATGTCTGTCCTGCAGCAAGCTGGTGGCTCCATGATGGATGGTCCAGGTCCCCGAATTCCTGATCACCCGAGAACATCTGTGCCAGAAAATCACGCACAGTCTAGAATCGCACTTGCCCTGACAGCCATCAGTCTTGGCACTGCTCGGCCGCCTCCATCCATGTCTGCCGCTGGCCTTGCTGCAAGAATGTCCCAGGTCCCAGCTCCAGTGCCTCTCATGAGTCTCAGAACGGCTCCAGCTGCCAGTCTTGCCAGCAGGATTCCTGCAGCTTCTGCAGCAGCGATGAATCTGGCCGGTGCCAGGACACCTGCCATACCAACAGCAGTGAACCTGGCTGACTCCAGAACGCCAGCTGCGGCAGCAGCCATGAACTTGGCCAGCCCCAGAACAGCAGTGGCACCTTCTGCTGTGAACCTCGCTGACCCTCGCACCCCTACAGCCCCGGCTGTGAATCTAGCAGGAGCCAGAACCCCGGCTGCCTTGGCAGCTCTGAGTCTCACCGGCTCTGGCACTCCCCCGACCGCTGCAAACTATCCCTCCAGCTCCAGAACAGCCCAGGCTGCAGCCCCTGCAAACCTGGTGGGTCCTAGATCTGCACATGCTACAGCTCCTGTGAATATTGCCAGCTCCAGAACCCCTCCAGCCATGGCACCTGCAAGCCTCACCAGTGCTAGGATGGCTCCAGCCTTGTCTGGTGCAAACCTTACCAGTCCCCGGGTGCCCCTCACTGCTTACGAACGTGTTAGTGGTAGAACCTCACCACCACTTCTTGACCGAGCCAGATCCAGAACCCCACCAGGAGGCCCAGGCTCCAGAACCCCACCGTCTGCCCTCAGCCAGTCTAGAATGACCTCTGAGCGGGCTCCCTCTCCTTCTAGAATGGTCCAGGCTTCCTCCCAGTGTGTTCTTCCTCCAGCTCAGGATCGACCTAGGTCCCCTGTGCCATCTGCTTTTTCTGACCAGTCCCGAGCTTTGCTTGCCCAGACCACCCCTGTAGCAGGGTCTCAGTCCCTCTCCTCTGGGACGGTGGCAAAGACCACGTCCTCTGCTGGTGACCACAACGGCATGCTCTCTGGTCCTGTCCCTGGGGTGTCCCACCCTGAGGGTGGGGAAACACCGGCCTCCACGGGGGCCCAGCAGCCTTCTGCATTGGCCACCCTGCAGCCGGCAAAGGAGCGGCGgagttcctcctcctcctcctcatccagctcctcctcttcatcctcgTCAtcgtcctcttcctcctcctcttcctccggTTCCAGTTCTAGCGACTCGGAGGGCTCTAGCCTTCCTGCTCAACCTGAGGTAGCGCTGAAGAG ggtccccagccccaccccggcccccaaGGAGGCTGTTCGAGAGGGACGTCCTCCGGAGCCGACCCCGGCCAAGCGGAAGAGGCGCTCCAGTAGCTCCAgttccagctcctcctcctcctcttcctcctcctcctcctcttcctcctcctcctcttcctcctcctcctcctcctcctcctcctcctcctcttcctcctctacttcttcgtccccctcccccgctaaGCCTGGCCCTCAGGCCTTGCCCAAACCTGCAAGCCCCAAGAAGCCACCCCCCGGCGAGCGGAG GTCCCGTAGTCCCCGGAAGCCAATAGATTCCCTCCGAGATTCTCGGTCCCTCAGCTACTCGCCTGCGGAGCGCCGCCGCCCTTCGCCTCAGCCCTCGCCACGGGACCAGCAGAG TAGCAGCGAGCGGGGTTCCCGCAGAGGCCAGCGTGGGGACAGCCGCTCCCCTGGCCACAAGCGCAGGAGGGAGACACCCAGCCCCCGCCCCGTGCGGCACCGCTCGTCCAG GTCTCCTTGA